The nucleotide sequence GGGAAGGAGGGTTGCACTAATACAATCTTAGCACAACCCCCTTTTGAAGCAATCACGAGTGAGCAATCAGCTCTTTTTCGTAATGCTTCATTAGATCAAAGAAGCAACCGTCAATAGTGGTTTGGGACGGCGTAGGAAGGGATCGCAAAAAGCCATTTCCGCCCAAGGCCTTCCGAGGAATCTCGTTCAACTTTGAGCAAAATCCGTCAGCCTCCACTTTGAGCGGAGTATCGAGAATAAGTGGTAAAAAGCCACAGATATTCTTGATTTTTTGGTTGCTCTCCCGAAACCACGCAATGACTTCCGGGTCCTCATCAACAGTCGAAGCAAGACCACGACTGCCACTGACGAAAAGAAGTAAATAAAAAAAGTAATACCAGTCTGCCGGCGGACGCGGATCGTTCGCCTCAGATAAGTCACAGCCATAAAAAATTTTCTCTCGTCTACCTTGACGCACAAAAACACAGCGGGGTAAATTTTTTGAAGAACTCATAAGTAATTCTTGGAAAAAACCAGCGAGCTCAAGCTTTTGAGGAGGATTATGAATGGCTTTTTCCATTAGCTCCCAATGAACCTCCGGAAGTTTCCTGCCACACTTTGTTCTCAAATCGGCAAGGATAATATTTTGCAGGACACTATCTTGGACCAAACGTTCATGCTGAACCGAAATCCCCTTTCTTCCATGAAACATTCTCGGTGAATTAACCAGAGATTTTTTGTACTGGTTTTCTGCCGCCTGCTGCGGGAAAGAGTCACGGGTCAATGACATATAGACCGGCTCTAGTCCCCAAGCCTTAGCCGATAAATACGTCGCCAAATGCTCGACATTTGGTGTTGGTACTTGACGCACCAAGCAAACCTGAAACCCGCCCATTTGTTCAGGTAAATGTTTGTCTGCAATTGCAAAAAAATCTTTGATCCCAAACTCTTCCGCGCAATATGCGTTAACAGAGCTTCGAATCTGATCCCGACGATTCGTCCTTGCCGCAACTTCTTTTTCGATCTGCTTTCGTTTCATCTGAATAATCCCCCTATTCCCATAGTTGCTAGTTGACTTGAATCAAATAACTCAAGCTGTTATTATATTTTTTATTTCTTCATATTCTTTCAAGGAACTAAAAAACCGGCTCTTGCGAGACCGGTCTTGGTTTAGTGAAAATGTTTTTTTTCTTACCCCCTACACATTTCCCTTAAACCAAAACCAGCCTTGACAATAATCAAGACGCAAATCAACATCAAAGTGATATTCTTTTCAATTGTTTTGGTTATATCTCTAAACATAGTAATAACTTAGCAAATAGCCGGTTTTTTGTCAAATTTTTTATCCTTTGGCTTTATACAGCTTGTAATTCACGCTATCTGAGAGCGCTTGCCAACTGGCTTCAATCACGTCATAGGACACGCCCATCGTGTGCCAACGCCCGGCTTCGCCATTGGCTGATTCGATGAGCACCCGCACGCGCGCCGCTGTTCCTGCCCGACCCGGCAGCACCCGCACTTTGTAATCAAGCAGTTTCATCTCTTTCAAAACCGGATAATATTTCTCCAGCGCTTTTCGCAAAGCTCGGTCAAGCGCGTTGACCGGACCATCGCCCGAAGCAATTGTTTCTTCCAACTTATTCCCAACTCTGATTTTCACCAGCGCTTCCACTTGCGGATTTTCTTCCCCGGCCTTGCGCTCATCAATCACCCGCCGGCTGATCAGTTCAAAAAATTGTGTCTTTCTCCCCAGCGCTTCGGATAGTAAGAGCTCAAAACTCGCCTCAGCAATCTCAAATTGAAATCCACTATTTTCCAACTCTTTCAATTTTTTGAGTGCTCCTGCAACGACAGGATTTTTTGGATCAAGTTCGATCCCTAATTCTTTGGCTTTCATAACAATTGACGCTCGGCCGGCCAGATCGGAAACTAAAATTCTTCTTTTGTTCCCCACATGCTCCGGCTGGATATGCTCATAGGTATGCGGATTTTTGGAAACGGCGCTGGTATGCACTCCGCCTTTATGCGTAAACGCACTTCGGCCGGTATAGGCTTGGAAGTGATTGGATGGCAAATTGGCCAGTTCCATAAAATAGCGACTGAGCGCTTGTAACTGCACCAGATTTTCTTTTGGCACGCACTCGATTCCCAATTTTAGTTGCAAGGTGGGAATGATCGAACAAAGATTAGCATTACCACAACGCTCGCCCACTCCGTTCAATGTTCCCTGAATCTGCGTCGCGCCCGCTTTCACTGCTGCAAGCGTGTTGGCCACCGCCATCTCTCCGTCGTTGTGCGTATGGATGCCCAAGGGAACATTAGGCAGCTGCTTTTTAACTTCCGCCACGATGCGCGTCACTTCATCCGGCAGTGATCCGCCATTAGTGTCGCATAGCACAAGACAATCCGCCCCGCCAGCCTTGGCCGCTTTCAATGTCAAAAGCGCATACTCCGGATTATTTTTATACCCATCAAAAAAATGTTCCGCGTCATAGAAAACTGTCGCAATATTTTTTTTCAAAAACTTCACGCTCCCTTCAATAATTTCCAAATTGCGCTCGGGAGAAATTCTCAGAACTTCCTCCACGTGCACCGTCCAACTCTTGCCAAAAATGGTCGCCACTGTCACTCCGGAATCCACCAACTCTTTGAGATTCTCATCAGTCTCGGGCGTGTTTTTGGCCAGATGCGTCGAACCAAAAGCCGTGAGCTTGGCATTTTTCAATTTTTGCGTTTTCATGACTTCAAAAAATTCCCGATCCTTTGGATTGGATCCCGGCCAGCCACCTTCAATATAATGCACGCCAAACTCATCGAGCTTCCTCGCAATCCGCACCTTGTCCGCCACCGAAAGGCTCATCCCTTCGCCCTGAGTGCCGTCCCGCAGAGTCGTGTCATAGATTTTTACTTTTTGCATATATTTTTTAG is from Parcubacteria group bacterium and encodes:
- the cimA gene encoding citramalate synthase, whose translation is MQKVKIYDTTLRDGTQGEGMSLSVADKVRIARKLDEFGVHYIEGGWPGSNPKDREFFEVMKTQKLKNAKLTAFGSTHLAKNTPETDENLKELVDSGVTVATIFGKSWTVHVEEVLRISPERNLEIIEGSVKFLKKNIATVFYDAEHFFDGYKNNPEYALLTLKAAKAGGADCLVLCDTNGGSLPDEVTRIVAEVKKQLPNVPLGIHTHNDGEMAVANTLAAVKAGATQIQGTLNGVGERCGNANLCSIIPTLQLKLGIECVPKENLVQLQALSRYFMELANLPSNHFQAYTGRSAFTHKGGVHTSAVSKNPHTYEHIQPEHVGNKRRILVSDLAGRASIVMKAKELGIELDPKNPVVAGALKKLKELENSGFQFEIAEASFELLLSEALGRKTQFFELISRRVIDERKAGEENPQVEALVKIRVGNKLEETIASGDGPVNALDRALRKALEKYYPVLKEMKLLDYKVRVLPGRAGTAARVRVLIESANGEAGRWHTMGVSYDVIEASWQALSDSVNYKLYKAKG